A stretch of Corynebacterium timonense DNA encodes these proteins:
- the nadE gene encoding ammonia-dependent NAD(+) synthetase, protein MSSHGENLQTQIIDALGVSPTIDPAAEIDARVGFLLDYLDATGASGFVLGISGGQDSTLAGRLAQMAVEKRRAQGTDATFVAVRLPHGEQADEADAQAALEFIQPDERITVNIEAATTALSSAVADALGVGALGDFNKGNIKARLRMAAQYAIAGERGLLVVGTDHAAENVTGFFTKFGDGAADLVPLAGLNKRQGAALLAYLGADPALWEKVPTADLEEDRPALPDEDALGVTYAHIDDYLEGGRVPDEARERLEQLWASGQHKRHLPPGPRDSWWR, encoded by the coding sequence ATGTCCTCCCACGGCGAGAACCTGCAGACACAGATCATCGACGCCCTCGGCGTCTCCCCCACGATCGACCCGGCAGCGGAGATCGACGCCCGCGTTGGCTTCCTCCTCGACTACCTGGATGCGACCGGAGCATCGGGGTTTGTCCTGGGCATCTCGGGCGGCCAGGACTCGACGCTGGCGGGCCGGCTCGCCCAGATGGCCGTCGAGAAGCGGCGCGCGCAGGGCACGGATGCGACGTTCGTCGCAGTGCGACTGCCCCACGGGGAGCAGGCCGACGAGGCGGACGCGCAGGCGGCGCTGGAGTTCATCCAGCCCGACGAGCGCATCACCGTCAACATCGAGGCCGCCACGACCGCCCTGTCCTCAGCGGTCGCGGACGCCCTCGGGGTAGGCGCACTCGGCGACTTTAACAAGGGCAACATCAAGGCGAGGCTGCGCATGGCCGCGCAGTACGCCATCGCCGGCGAGCGCGGGCTGCTCGTCGTGGGCACCGACCACGCGGCGGAGAACGTCACCGGGTTCTTCACCAAGTTCGGCGACGGCGCCGCCGACCTCGTCCCGCTCGCCGGGCTGAACAAGCGCCAGGGCGCGGCGCTGCTGGCCTACCTCGGCGCCGACCCCGCGCTGTGGGAGAAGGTGCCCACCGCCGACCTCGAGGAGGATCGCCCCGCGCTACCCGACGAGGACGCCCTCGGCGTCACGTACGCCCACATCGACGACTACCTCGAGGGCGGGCGCGTCCCCGATGAGGCGCGCGAGCGCCTGGAGCAGCTCTGGGCCTCAGGCCAGCACAAGCGCCACCTTCCCCCCGGCCCCCGCGACTCTTGGTGGCGCTAG